In Brassica napus cultivar Da-Ae unplaced genomic scaffold, Da-Ae ScsIHWf_51;HRSCAF=91, whole genome shotgun sequence, a genomic segment contains:
- the LOC125604310 gene encoding uncharacterized protein LOC125604310, producing the protein MLKSKSCREEMRSSSIAYKYHCLTNGGTPEAVAAPSPANQQLPVMLRSYSTSTYSPHKNPTTVRDNPNSKSNNKVKKGLKEAEIQRKKRVAAYNVYGLEGKVKGSIRKNFKWFKETCSNAVNGLW; encoded by the coding sequence ATGTTGAAATCAAAGTCATGCAGAGAAGAGATGAGAAGCAGCAGTATAGCCTACAAGTACCATTGCTTAACGAATGGTGGAACACCAGAAGCAGTGGCAGCACCAAGCCCAGCAAACCAACAGCTTCCAGTGATGTTGAGATCTTATAGCACGTCAACTTATAGTCCACACAAGAATCCAACAACAGTTAGAGACAATCCCAACAGTAAATCGAATAATAAGGTGAAGAAAGGGTTAAAGGAGGCAGAGattcagaggaagaagagagtggCTGCTTATAACGTGTATGGTCTTGAAGGGAAAGTGAAGGGATCTATTAGAAAGAACTTCAAGTGGTTCAAGGAGACTTGTTCAAATGCTGTCAACGGTTTGTGGTGA